The genome window gatgtTTAGTGAAGGAAGTCATCCCTGAAAACTGTTTCTAGCCTAGATGGTGCACCTGGCACCAGGGCTGTTAAGCCCCTGGGGGGAAGGGGTGGCAGATAAAGCCTGGCTTGCCCAGGTAAAGTTATGACCCCTTTAGAGCCAGCATCACGCATCCACATTACCTGTTAGGTCTTCAGACTGATGGTCTCACTgaccccattttccagatgaggaaactgaggttcagtgcTGTCAAGTATACTTGCTCAAGTTACATGGTGGATCTGGACTTCCATCCAGGACAGTGGGACCCAAGGAGCTCCTCTGaatgggagaagggagaagaaccCAGAGTAGGGGTGggatgactgcaggagaggaggggggcagggttCACTCTCCCTGGGCTAAGAGAGGGCGTTTTTCCCTGGAAGAGGCAGACTCTGAAGCTGTTGATCTCTAAATTACAGCGTTGGCGCGCACCAGTTGCTGCGGCAACCGAGTTGTCCTGAACCGGGTAAGTGTATAAACATTGCCACAGATGCACAATTAGATCAGGAAGAAGAATAGAACAGAAAATAGAAACTTTCATCCTTATATAATTCTGGGCCAAAATGTTAccaggaatgcagacttgtgctgGTCCTGCCAACCTCTGGGGcccatgggcagcaccatctctctctctcctgggcccCCAGTGGAAGAGAGGGATGGAAAGAGGGTCTGCCCTCCGTGGGCACAGctggtgtgcccaccacccagtgGGGTGAGGTGCCGCCTCTGCTGAAACAGCTGGGGATGCTGtcagcccagccctgcctctcaCCAGCTCCTCCTGCTCCCGGGAAGcgggaggaaggcaggagggcAGCTGACTTTAACCAAGCACCTATTATATCTCCCTGGGTCCTGTGAGGTAGGGTTttgatcctcattttacaaatgaggcaaGTGAGGCTCAAAGAAGTAAAATGCGTTATCCGAAGATGACACAGCTGGGCAGTGGGCGTGTAACCTCCCCCACTCCGGGCCTCCACACTGTGAACTCATCAATGTTGACAGCACCTGGGGAATGAAGAGTTAGACACACCTGGATGGACCCACTTACAAGGTGTGTGTCCTTGGGCTggtcacttcccctctctgaccTCCTCTTCCCTTACCTGTGACATGGGAATAGTGATACCTACACACCAGCTAAAGTTCAGGGTCTCCTCTTCTCTGTCTTGACCACCATTGATGTCTTCACCCACCACTGCTCTCAACAAGTCTGGGGACAGGACAGGAACTGAAGTGGGACAGGTCCTAGCACTGTCCAGTAGGACTTTCTTCAATGATGGGAATGTCCTGCATTCTGTCCATCATGGTAGCCATTTGCTGTGAGTACTTGAATTTAAAATGTAGCTCATGCAACTATGGAActgagttaaatttttatttaattttaagtaaatataaagAACCACAGTGGCTGTCATATTGGACAACACAGGAGAATAGCCAGCCCCCAAAAGACCCAAATAGGCAGAGGCTGAACTCAGGGAGGTGAGCAGGGGCCAGAGCTCACAGCTCCCTCTGCTCAAGACAACTGGTGGGAGGGGCCAAGACGGGAATCTGGAAGCTCAGGCTTGGGATAGTGGGAAAAGGAGGTTTGTAGGGGGCAGCATGAGGGGCTGGGACAGGACCTGGATCCTGGTGGCCTCAGGTTCTGGCCAATCCCGGAACTTGGCTGGCCATGAAGGCACTGGCTCAGTCCTGACACTCCCTCCTGGTCATCAGAACCACCTGTCACATTCTCCTGACCAGGGCAGAGACGTCTCTGGGGCTAGCCCAGGCTCTTCCCCTTCTGAGCATCTTTGGGCAGGTGCCTTGCCACTAGAGCCTGGGTTCCCCTCTGGGAGGCCTCCCCATGGCAGCCACCTCCCCAGCATCTCATGTGTctggcttctccctccctcccccaggccctgCGTCTTCCCAGGTGACCACGCCGGCTTCAGGACATGCTCGGGCACAGCCGCAACGGGCAGGCCCACGTGCCCCGGCGGAAACGCCGAAACCGCTTTGTCAAGAAGAACGGCCAATGTAACGTCTACTTCGCCAACCTGAGCAACAAGTCACAGCGCTACATGGCGGACATCTTCACCACCTGCGTGGACACGCGCTGGCGCTACATGCTCATGATCTTTTCTGCGGCCTTCCTCGTCTCCTGGCTCTTTTTTGGCCTCCTCTTCTGGTGCATTGCCTTCTTCCATGGTGACCTGGAGGCCAGCCCAGTGGTGACCGTGGCGGGGGCCCCCGCGGGCAGCAGTGGGGCAGCTCCGGTGACCCCCAAGCCATGCATCATGCATGTGAACGGTTTCCTGGGCGCCTTTCTATTCTCAGTGGAGACGCAGACAACCATTGGCTATGGGTTTCGGTGTGTGACGGAGGAGTGCCCGCTGGCGGTCATTGCCGTGGTGGTCCAGTCCATCGTGGGCTGCGTCATTGACTCCTTCATGATTGGCACCATCATGGCCAAGATGGCGAGACCCAAGAAGCGGGCGCAGACACTGCTGTTCAGCCACCACGCAGTCATCTCGGTGCGTGACGGCAAGCTCTGCTTGATGTGGCGCGTGGGGAACCTGCGCAAGAGCCACATTGTGGAGGCCCACGTGCGGGCCCAGCTCATCAAGCCCTACATGACCCAGGAGGGCGAGTACCTGCCTCTGGACCAGCGGGACCTCAACGTGGGCTATGACATTGGTCTGGACCGCATCTTCCTGGTGTCGCCCATCATTATTGTCCACGAGATTGATGAGGACAGCCCTCTGTACAGCATGGGCAAGGAGGAGTTGGAATCTGAGGACTTTGAGATTGTGGTCATCCTCGAGGGCATGGTTGAGGCCACCGCCATGACCACCCAGGCCCGCAGCTCCTACCTGGCCAGCGAGATCCTGTGGGGCCACCGCTTTGAGCCCGTGGTCTTCGAGGAGAAGAGCCACTACAAGGTGGACTACTCGCGCTTCCACAAGACCTACGAGGTGGCCGGCACGCCCTGCTGCTCCGCCCGGGAACTGCAGGAGAGCAAGATCACTGTGCTGCCCGCCCCACCGCCCCCGCCCAGTGCCTTCTGCTATGAGAATGAACTGGCTCTCATGagccaggaggaagaggagatggaggaggaggcagcggcTGCAGCAGCTGTGGCTGCGGGCCTGGGTCTGGAGGCAGGCTCCAAGGAAGAGGCGGGCATCATCCGTATGCTAGAGTTTGGCAGCCACTTAGATCTGGAGCGCATGCAAGCCACCCTCCCACTGGACAACATCTCCTACCGCAGGGAGTCGGCCATCTGACCTCCAGACACCCGCCTCCATCGCTTCCCACAGACCCTTTGCTGCGGGGTGGGATGCCAGGACACCCCCTCCACACTCAGGACAGAGCTGACCCTGGCTCTGTGGACCTTctggagggaggtgggggcttTAAAGCTGGGGGACTCCTTCCTCTTGGCTCTGGAACCCGGGCCTGGGAAGGGCCCAGGAAACACTCAGCACTGTCAGCCCTGGAACCCCAGGCCCACCGCCCTTCCCCCACTGAGCCTTCAAGGTCATGCCCCTTTGATCTGAGAACTTTGGGGAAAGTGGCTGGACTTCTGAGGGGTGGGCATCATGGGGTTCTGGGGTAGACAGGGGGTTAGtttgaggggagggagggagggtgtgcgtttttgtttttttttgttttttttgcatgacCGTGGCCTGTTGCTCATGACTTTCTTTTGTAAATATCTATAAATGGAGAGGAACAAAGGCACCAAATCCAACTTCTGCCATTTGTACCTACAGGACAAGGAGGTACAGCCCTCTCTGTGCACCCCTCTCACTCCCTGCCCATCGAGCCtagcccctcccctgcccagctGGCTGGTCCCTTGAAGACCTCAAAGCCAGCCATCTTGGCCCCTGGATGGTGTTGGGTTTGGGTGCTAAGGTGGGACCCCAAGGGGCAGAACAAAGGCCATCCCTCTCGTGGTCCCGCCAGGTCCCCGGGCCCAGCCCAGATTGACAATGGAGTttgtaactatatatttttaataaagtatatGGTCCATTGGGGTAAGTTGGTTGAAAATGGAGAACTGGGAAGAAGAGATAGACCAACATGATGTGAACGTGTTTGCATGTGGTATGTATGTAACacgtttgtgtgtatgtatggtgtgtgtggtatgtattgtgtattgtgtgtgtggtatgtatgtgtatgtagtatatatttatatatggatgtgtgtgtgtgtgtctgtgcgtgcCCTTTCTGAGACACTGACTCTTAGAGGGAAATTTGCCACTTGCCATTCTCCTTCCTGAGAGCCAATGGGAATGATTCTGAGTGGGCCTCAGAGGTTTGAGTTGGTTTGAGTCAGAGCTTTGCTACATTCTAGCTATGTGGCTGTCAGCAAGTTGTCCGTCAAtctggcctcagtttcatcatctataaaatggggtgaaCCCATTTACCTGTCTCCCAAGAGATGATGGACAGGAGAATAAATCAGGTGAACTGGTAAGGGCCCACTGGTTATACCCCACACACATCCATGCACATACACACTGGGGTGGGCTGATTATATCGGCCACAGGACTGTGCTGGGAAGGGCTCTGGGAATAGCTGAGATTACCTGGTCATAGTCACACTTGGTCTCTGCCTTGCTGTAGGATCTTGGGTtaaccctctttccttctctgggcttcagttagCCTGTGCAGTTTAACAAACCACTCCAAAACTTAGACAGCAAGGGTCTGTTCTTTCTCAAGCTTCTGTGGGTGGGCTGGGTGGTTCCTTGTCTGGTTTCTTATGGGTTCACTCAAGGAGCTGTGCTCAGCTGGAATGTTAGCTCAGCTGTAAGGTCCAAGATGCCCTCCCCCACTTTGAGCAATTGATATGGCTGTCAGCCAGTGGGCTTTAGTTCTCTTCCGGGTGCCTCTTCACCTACACCAAATTCCTCcatggtgttcttttttttttttttttttgtatttttctgaagctggaaatggggagagacagacagactcccgcatgcgcccgaccgggatccacccagcacgcccaccaggggcgatgctctgcccaccagggggctatgctctgctcctccggggctatgctctgcccccccggggCATCACtttgccccttcggggcatcgctttgccgcgaccagagccattctagcgcctggggcagaggccaaggagccatccccagcgcccaggccatctttgctccaatggagccttggctgcgggaggggaagagagagacagagaggaaggagggggagggggttgagaagcagatgggcgcttctcctgtgtgccctggccgggaatcgaacctgggtctcccacacaccaggctgatgctctaccgctgagccaaccggccagggcctccatggtGTTTTAGAGCAGCAACTTGTGAGGGTGAAGGCAGAAGCTGCAAGGTCTTTGAGCCTAGCCTTGAACCTGTATACCATCACCTCCACTGCATTCTGTTGGCTAGTTCAGGTCTTGAGGCCAGCCCAGATTCAAAGGGTGGGAAATTGGGCTCCACATCTTGGGACATGGTAAAGTCGAATTACAAAGGGTGTAGGCACCAGAGTGGAACTGTGGCCATAACTTGATAGTCTATCACAGAACCTTTGAGGGTTACTTCCACCTCTAACTCTACTCTACATGCCAGCTGTGTACCCAACATTCGGGGTATAAGGAAGCCGAGGGCACACTCCTTGGTCTAAAGAatcctcttctttttaaaattattttatgttttttaatgtttattttattgattttagagaaagaaagggagacaagaacatcagtctattcctgtacatgccctgaccagggatcaaactagcaacccctGGTCTTCtagaagatgctctaaccaactgagctatccagccagggctctcaggAATCTTCTGTGCAAAGGTGCTGGCTACCTAACGAAACACAGGGAACCAACAGGCAAGCTCACCTACTGTGAAGTACGGTGGGCTGCTTTGTGAATGACCATACTTCACCAGCATTGGCAACATGGCTACCATTTGGGTAAATCACTGTGCATCTCACGTGCTTTAGTAGTTTAATAAGAGAACCTGAGGCATCTTTCCTAGAGACAGATGCTACCTTGTACCTAAGTCCCCCAACAAATAATTCATCATAATGTCTTTCATTTGCATAACATCCTTTACATCCTTTAGTTCACTGAATTTCTGCCAAAACCCATGAGATAGGTAAGGCAAGGACTTGGCCTctcatgaggaaacagaggcccagaatTAAGGGGCTGGCTTGAACCAAGGTGATGACTGTCAGCTTCCCCTTTGCTCCCATCCTCCTACAGTCAGGGGCTAAGCAAGGGGGGAGGGActgcctcctttcttcccctgccCCCATCCAGGTCTTTCAGAGCTAAACTCCAAGAGCCTAcaagggccacttagcaagaCAAGATCTCAGCTGCCCAGCTGCCCATGCTCTCAGAAGGGCCTGGTGCCCTTCTGCCAGGTGAGAGTACCCAGGGTCTCAGCCCAACCCCAGAGGCTCATCAGAGATGTCCCTCCACCCAGCCCTGCAGGCCCTGGGGAGGGAGGACCTCCCCAGGTCTCAGCTCTCCTGTGTGCTTCATTCTCAGTGATGCTTGGGCACTCCAGTAAGCAGCAGAGACGAAGCAGACCTCAGGCTCAGTCAGGCACACTTAGCCTCAGAACCTTCAACCTGGAACACATCTTAGAGGTCACCCAGCCTTCTGCCCAAGAGGTCagtgaggggaaggggtacaCGCAGGGCCCACCCAACGAGGGCCTCCCATCCAGGGCACTTCCAAGTCCCTCTCAAATACTTTCTGCTACTTGGCTCAGACAGGAGGCACAGTGACTCCTCTAGGATGCCTGCCTTTTTGTTAACACCAGAGCTGACctggggaacacaggagaggcaagtTTTGACCAGAACCCACAGCAAAGACTTCCTGGGAGGCTGAACTGAAGTGCCATtgtgggctggggggtgggggtagggttgGGCACGGGGAGAGCGCAGGGGGAGGGTTCAGACAAGCAGACGCGCAGCTGCAAGGAGGCTGGAGGCTCAGCTGCAAATTGGCTtcgctctgctctgctccttgtTGACTCACCTTCCTGCTCCCACCtgttccccttccacagccctcCCACCTGCCTTCCCCACCCTGCTCTGTTCTCCCTCACTCCCAGCGCCTGGGGGTGCTGAGAGAGGGGCATCGCTGTGTCCGTAgtaggtgtgcgtgtgtgtaagaACCTTGGATATCATGGCGCTTGGCATGGCAGAAATGGACTGGCTGAAGGGGTCTTGGAAGTGCCGCCAAGCCCTTCCTCaccctccctcatccctgccctgccttctctctctctccttcagtcACAGCCAAGGGAGTGGTGGgcggcagagagagaaggggaagtggggtgggagaaagggaggaaagggtgggggtggggagaggaaaagggcccGATCTAATGAAGTTAAAAGTCCCGCCCTGATTTTGCCTAAAACTCCGCCCATCAAGCCTAGTCCCTGTAGGTTCACCTTTGCTTCCTATCCACCAGCTTCTGAAAAACGTATTTTCCTTGTGAAGGTAAATTGCTTAAAGAAAAGtaggaaaggccctggctggttggctcagtggtagagcgtcggcctggcgtgcaggagtccggggttaggttcccggccagggcacacaggagaagcgcccatctgcttctccacccctccccctctccttcctctctgtctctctcttcccctcccgcagctgaggctccaaaagatggcccgggcgctggggatggctctttggcctctgccccaggcgctagagtggctctggtcggctctggtcgcagcagagcgacacccgggaggggcagagcatcgcccctggtgggcgtgccgggtggatccctgtcgggtacatgcgggagtctgtctgactgcctccccgtttccagcttcagaaaaatacaaaaaaaaaagaaaaaagaaaagtaggaaagcctgaccaggcggcggtgcagtggaGGAGGGGGCTCCTAGGGAGCCAGGCACCCAGATTCAGCAGGAAACAcaagagccagaggcaggacagggccaatgGTTGGAGGAGGGTGACTTGacggaggaggggcttaagaagacagtggagaagggaggggcccctggccagcagggggaaagaaagagagaatggtatttgcaggtgaatgagaaatagGATTcagcgaagggaggggaggggaggggggctccgtggtaaaatctcactggctgaaggacagtcgcttttttccaaaaggctcctgggaagtttcttttggcgcgcctGGATGTGGGCAGGCGGTTCTAGCTAAGTTCTCAGGTCTgggtcccccattgctgaccaccccacagtGGGTGTGAGAGTCTAGGGGTCCTAGGTTTGGATTCTGCCACTAGCTATGCGACTTTAGGCAAGTTGATCTATGTCTCTGaatctatttcctcatctgttaaaaagGGCCGTTCACATCTATCTCACATGatcacttcttggccttttggctaagatcaagtgtagtatctcaCATGCTTCTCGTGTGGATTGAACTAGATCTCATATGTGATCAGACATGGCATGGTGTCAGGCATATTGGTGGACCCAAATAAATGTGAGTTGCCTTCCAGAAAGGATTCTGATGGGCTTACCATAAAAGACACAGTTTGAAAATTGACCTCTAAGCTTCCTGGCTGCCGTATGAAGAGGAAAACTTAATCATTTAGCTCTCAGGTATGAGGACTCAGAGGCTAGAGAAGAACGTTGGGTTATGACTTACTGTGAGATCCTGGGTAGTCTCATCCCCTCTCTGAATCTAATTTtccccacatttatttatttatttatgtgtgagagagagagagacacagagacagaaacagacaggaagggagagagataagaagcatcaactcttagttgaggcactttagttgtttactgattgcttctcatatgtgctccaGCTAAACCagggacctcttgctcaagccagtgaccttgggttcaagccagtgacctttggactcaagccagcaactatggaaccatttgatgatcccacactcaagctggcagccccacgctcaagctgctgaaccTGTGCTAAGGcgatgatcttggggtttcaaacctgggtcctcagcatcccagttcgatgttctatccactgtgccaccacctggtcaaacaatttatttaaattttttattttattttataaattttattatttttattttatttattcttttttttttttttttgagaggagagagagagagacagagagggagagagaggagagagagacagagagagagaaggggggaggagctagaagcatcaactcccatatgtgccttgaccaggcaagcccagggtttcgaactggcgacctcagcatttccaggtcaacgctttatccactgtgccaccacaggtcaggccttatttaaattttttaagttgatgttagagagagaaagagggaaacatcagtttgttgttccacttatttttgcattcattggttgattcttgcaagtgccctgactggggatggaacctgcaacttagcatgttgggatgattctctaaccaactgacctacctggccagggtcattTCAGCCATCTTTAAAGTTAGAAACTTTAAAGGACCTAAGGACCTCCAGGGCCCTGGTGTGACAGATAACATAGGATTCTATGCCTGTGTTTTTTAGAAGATGGCAGGGGGTCTGACAAGAGGGTGGGGAAGAATAAAACTGGCACTTGGCAAAAGTAGAAGGTGACCAAGTCTCTCTTTGGCCCCTCTTGAAACCACTGGCAACCTCCAGGTCCTACTCCTCACTCTACTCACTGACTGCCTCAAATCTGCTATGAAAATCCCTACACAAACTCCAGTTGGAAACCCCCAGCCAGAGGCATTTGCCTGAGTCCTGGTCATCAGCTCAACCATTACAGATTTCAAAGGCTTCGTTCATTTATTCCatcattcaataattttttttttttccaaaacagagagagagtcagagagaaggatagacagggacagacagacaggaacggagagatgagaagcatcaatcattaggtttttgttgcacattgcaacaccttaattgttcattgattaccttctcatacatgccttgaccgcgggccttcagcagaccaagtaatcccttgctcaagccagagactttgggctcaagctggtgagtttttgctcaaaccagatgagccctcgctcaagctggcgaccttggggtctcgatcctggatcttccgcatcccagtccgacgctctatccactgcaccaccacccggtcaggctcattcgataaatatttattgagcacctactatgagaGGGGATTCAGTGCTGAACCAAACAGAGCCTGTGTCCTCAGCCCATCAGTACTGGGCTATGGTACTGGAAGGGACCTCTCAACTGGGGGTCCTCCAACCTGGGCCCTGCTGCTAACACAAGGTGGTCACTCCCTGGTCAAGCTTGGGACCACAGATAGGGTTCCCTGTCCACTGCAGCTGCAGGTGCCATGATAACAAGGCAGGTAGGCAAGAGCCCCTGCTGGATGGAGCTGTTGTCAGCTCTCGAGGTGCCCACAGTGGGAGAAAGGCCAAAAGGGATCCCCATGGACAAAGGAAAGGCAGGTCTGGAAGAGGGATTGAGATGTCATACCGAGGGGCAGGGCCAGAAGCACATCCAGACCAGGCTCCTGACTCCCTGTCACTAGGCCCCCCTCCTCCTGGGATGTGGCTCCTTGGAATGAGGGTCTAGAGGCCAAAACCTGTCCCTTATGTTTCTGGGGCCTCCCCTGCCAAGTAGAGCAGAGGCTCCATGCACTGTCCTCCCCTTCTAAACCTGTCTCAGTCGCCTCCTACCTCCCCTCCACTGTGGTGCTCTACCAGGCTTTCTGGCCTAGAGTTGATGGCGGCTCAGTCCCTGAGCtgtggtgggggtgagggtcCGGCTGATAGGAGATTGAGGCAGGAGAAGAGGATGCCCGTGGTGGGAAGACAGTTGCTACTGGGAGCTGAGCCAGGTGAGGAGGTGAGGACAGTGAACTGAAGATCTGGGGCCTCTCCCTGCAGGCAGTGGGGAGTCCTGGGTGGTCTTGGAGCAGAAGAATGAATGATGGAGAGGCATTCAGGAAGCTGCATTGACCACTGAGTGGGCCGGAGTGAAAAGTGGCAAGAATGGGAAGCTGGCTGACCAGCTGACAGAATGGCAGCCAAATGGGGTCTGGCCTCCAAGCAGCCTTTGAGCCCAAAGGAAGctgggtggggaggcaggcaaAGGATGGGCAGCTTTCTGGGCTCAGAAACGAGACAGGCAGGAGCGTGGATGCTGTCAGGGGAGCCTCAACAGG of Saccopteryx bilineata isolate mSacBil1 chromosome 1, mSacBil1_pri_phased_curated, whole genome shotgun sequence contains these proteins:
- the KCNJ4 gene encoding inward rectifier potassium channel 4, coding for MLGHSRNGQAHVPRRKRRNRFVKKNGQCNVYFANLSNKSQRYMADIFTTCVDTRWRYMLMIFSAAFLVSWLFFGLLFWCIAFFHGDLEASPVVTVAGAPAGSSGAAPVTPKPCIMHVNGFLGAFLFSVETQTTIGYGFRCVTEECPLAVIAVVVQSIVGCVIDSFMIGTIMAKMARPKKRAQTLLFSHHAVISVRDGKLCLMWRVGNLRKSHIVEAHVRAQLIKPYMTQEGEYLPLDQRDLNVGYDIGLDRIFLVSPIIIVHEIDEDSPLYSMGKEELESEDFEIVVILEGMVEATAMTTQARSSYLASEILWGHRFEPVVFEEKSHYKVDYSRFHKTYEVAGTPCCSARELQESKITVLPAPPPPPSAFCYENELALMSQEEEEMEEEAAAAAAVAAGLGLEAGSKEEAGIIRMLEFGSHLDLERMQATLPLDNISYRRESAI